One Candidatus Neomarinimicrobiota bacterium genomic window carries:
- a CDS encoding N-acetylmuramoyl-L-alanine amidase, with protein sequence MLHYICNSKTRPIQRHIIVMLLFALTGTQLSGSSLDLSGLKFCIDAGHGGTATGAVGPAGLTEKEINLQQALDLNDFLMSNGADTVILTRATDSDLSLSEREMIANNHDVDYFISLHHNGSSSHQSNYSLCLYGETEAGSPRWPDVADALSKIISGYHSETKNISDIGARGDVSFLGFQLGVLNDLTMPGVLSEPSFITNGGEERRLTNNDYLKTEAQATLYSYLQFLEEELPTYGTVVGVAKSSEGKPINHTVIMLETHTDSSVTDGKGNGYFRIENIPAGNYRLTAFNEIDTTEADISVGNGDILFKKMVLDGPESPFIPVFEQPVLHHVRRAVSAEAVEISWFGTEEEFVAGYHLFRSENPNGNYGLLMDETVLTRNITSWTDTTVESGNYYSYYYYAVDTSGQHESNVSDRYPVYLSGDSPEVLIVDGFDRIASWGQPHHAFATVYGKVCAEQMVAFDCTSNDAVENGTVSLEDYDVVLWFFGDEGTADETFSTQEQPMVKVFLEEGGKLFVTGSEVGWDLAREEANPEDTEFYRSYLKANYGGDDAGNLTVSGLSGAIFEGMSFSIGQTYPEDFPDYIAAAGGSLENLQYGNDRYGGIQYEGTFGEGSRPGKLVYMAFPLETIGDTKVRSDLIAAILDFFEVAGTVDVALSYDFNPSPNLFSLGPLYPNPSNASIIIPLTVNRAETRLTLTVINLLGQKVLRKDLGKFSSGRYDYRWDLRNSSLVPIQSGMYSITVSDGEQSETRKVTVVR encoded by the coding sequence ATGCTGCATTATATTTGTAACAGTAAAACGCGGCCGATACAGAGGCACATCATCGTTATGCTGCTATTCGCCCTGACAGGAACGCAACTCAGTGGTTCATCATTGGATCTATCCGGGCTCAAGTTCTGCATCGATGCGGGACACGGCGGAACGGCCACCGGCGCGGTGGGACCGGCTGGCCTGACAGAGAAGGAAATCAACCTTCAACAGGCGCTGGACCTTAACGACTTCCTCATGTCAAACGGCGCCGATACCGTGATTCTCACTCGAGCCACAGATAGTGATCTATCGCTGTCCGAGAGAGAAATGATTGCGAACAATCATGATGTGGACTACTTCATCTCGCTCCACCACAACGGTTCAAGCTCTCATCAGTCCAACTACAGTCTCTGCCTGTATGGCGAGACGGAGGCGGGAAGTCCGCGCTGGCCGGACGTGGCAGATGCCCTTTCGAAAATCATCAGCGGCTACCATTCTGAAACAAAGAACATCTCTGATATCGGCGCCCGCGGAGATGTTTCATTTCTCGGATTTCAGCTGGGCGTACTGAACGATCTGACTATGCCGGGGGTGCTGTCGGAACCGTCATTCATCACCAACGGCGGCGAGGAGAGACGACTGACGAACAACGACTATCTGAAGACAGAAGCACAGGCAACTCTCTACTCCTACCTCCAGTTCCTTGAAGAAGAGCTCCCGACCTACGGCACCGTTGTGGGCGTAGCGAAAAGCTCAGAAGGCAAGCCCATCAATCACACCGTCATCATGCTGGAAACTCACACTGACAGTTCTGTGACCGACGGGAAGGGAAACGGCTACTTCCGCATTGAAAATATCCCCGCCGGTAACTATCGTCTTACAGCATTCAACGAAATAGATACAACTGAAGCGGACATATCGGTGGGAAACGGTGATATTCTTTTCAAGAAAATGGTCTTGGACGGACCAGAGTCGCCGTTCATTCCTGTCTTTGAGCAGCCGGTGCTTCATCACGTCCGCCGGGCCGTTTCGGCCGAAGCCGTAGAGATCAGCTGGTTTGGTACAGAGGAAGAATTCGTGGCGGGATATCACCTCTTCCGGTCGGAAAATCCGAACGGTAACTATGGGCTCTTGATGGACGAGACGGTACTCACAAGAAATATCACATCGTGGACCGATACGACTGTGGAATCTGGCAACTACTACAGCTACTATTACTATGCGGTGGATACATCAGGGCAGCATGAGTCCAACGTTTCCGACAGGTATCCTGTTTACCTTTCGGGAGATTCTCCAGAGGTACTCATCGTGGACGGCTTTGACCGCATCGCCAGCTGGGGCCAGCCTCATCATGCGTTCGCCACAGTCTACGGAAAAGTGTGCGCTGAGCAGATGGTTGCTTTTGACTGCACCTCGAATGACGCTGTCGAAAACGGCACTGTCAGCCTCGAAGATTATGATGTTGTCCTGTGGTTTTTTGGGGATGAGGGGACAGCAGACGAGACGTTCAGCACGCAAGAACAGCCGATGGTCAAGGTGTTTCTTGAAGAAGGCGGAAAACTCTTCGTGACCGGATCGGAGGTGGGATGGGATCTGGCGCGGGAAGAGGCTAACCCGGAAGACACCGAATTCTACAGATCGTATCTGAAGGCAAATTACGGGGGAGACGACGCCGGGAACCTCACTGTATCCGGACTGAGCGGAGCCATCTTTGAAGGAATGTCATTCTCTATCGGGCAGACTTACCCTGAGGACTTCCCGGACTACATCGCCGCGGCGGGAGGCAGTCTCGAAAACCTCCAATACGGAAACGACCGCTACGGCGGAATTCAGTATGAAGGAACGTTTGGAGAGGGAAGCAGGCCGGGGAAATTAGTCTATATGGCCTTCCCTCTTGAGACGATTGGAGACACCAAAGTAAGATCGGACTTGATAGCGGCGATTCTCGATTTCTTCGAGGTAGCTGGCACAGTTGATGTCGCTCTGTCTTACGATTTCAACCCGTCGCCAAACCTGTTTTCGCTAGGCCCTCTCTATCCAAACCCATCAAACGCATCGATCATCATCCCGCTGACGGTGAACCGTGCGGAGACGAGACTTACCCTCACCGTCATCAACCTCCTCGGACAGAAAGTGCTCCGAAAAGATCTGGGAAAATTTTCCTCCGGCCGCTACGATTACAGGTGGGATCTGAGAAATTCATCCCTTGTCCCGATCCAGTCCGGAATGTATTCTATCACGGTCAGCGATGGTGAACAGAGCGAAACAAGAAAGGTAACTGTAGTTCGGTGA
- a CDS encoding Ig-like domain-containing protein, with protein MKVFKYIWMLSIIALFFWACEEEVALDAVSIFPADATINKGDTQQFSATVTDVNGDTVSDATVEWASSDELVATVDEAGLATGVDAGDAAITATADGVSGTASLTVEFSLLDIIPGTWDVVGMEQALLLTTNSTQTAFNMFVKGEGAVSVTGDYTAELTYMFGGESDENETVFNLTEESIWDSDEGALLPMLIIHEIQGETSGMLLVAETSLGDTIFYHVEPAVYDYDASTGILTVPETALLEMETGASSITVSGTLGYTTFDVPAYTATKVDLPFRAEGEESVETTVTFTAEGGFSRVSTSTYEGETEMETGEGSWELESDSCLLMIETYTKSDEPGEMTDTFVICFNMISEDIVNAYFEGNLCEEDVGGDKEYESEAECLADHEQMFALDEGSLVVVTSRDSMVFERQGGSSLARTGHSMGWKRNGDLKSVLRSLKTAYPIR; from the coding sequence TGCATTGTTCTTCTGGGCCTGTGAAGAAGAGGTGGCTCTGGATGCTGTCTCGATTTTTCCTGCCGACGCCACAATCAATAAAGGTGACACTCAACAGTTCAGCGCCACTGTCACCGATGTGAACGGCGATACAGTGAGTGATGCGACGGTGGAGTGGGCCAGCAGTGATGAACTGGTCGCCACTGTTGATGAAGCCGGTCTTGCTACAGGAGTGGATGCAGGCGATGCTGCCATCACAGCTACCGCCGATGGCGTTTCTGGCACCGCATCGCTAACAGTGGAGTTTTCTCTGCTGGACATAATTCCCGGCACCTGGGATGTGGTCGGCATGGAGCAAGCGCTATTGCTTACAACCAACTCAACTCAAACGGCCTTTAACATGTTTGTTAAAGGGGAAGGGGCTGTTTCGGTAACGGGAGACTATACGGCAGAACTGACCTACATGTTTGGTGGTGAATCTGATGAGAATGAAACCGTCTTCAATCTCACCGAAGAATCGATATGGGATTCAGATGAAGGTGCACTCTTACCGATGTTGATCATCCATGAAATTCAGGGTGAGACTTCGGGGATGTTGCTTGTAGCCGAAACTTCCCTAGGGGACACCATTTTTTATCATGTTGAGCCCGCCGTTTACGACTACGATGCCTCAACCGGAATTCTAACAGTGCCGGAAACTGCATTGCTCGAGATGGAGACCGGTGCTTCCAGTATTACTGTCAGCGGTACGCTCGGCTATACCACTTTCGATGTGCCTGCATATACAGCCACAAAAGTCGATTTGCCTTTCAGAGCAGAAGGTGAGGAGAGTGTGGAGACTACCGTAACATTCACCGCTGAAGGAGGATTCAGCAGAGTTTCGACCTCGACATATGAAGGTGAAACGGAAATGGAGACGGGAGAAGGTTCGTGGGAGCTGGAGAGTGACTCTTGTCTGTTGATGATCGAGACCTATACCAAGTCAGATGAACCGGGCGAAATGACAGATACTTTCGTTATCTGTTTCAACATGATTTCTGAAGATATAGTGAATGCCTACTTTGAGGGAAATCTCTGTGAAGAGGACGTAGGCGGGGACAAGGAATACGAATCCGAAGCGGAATGTCTTGCCGATCATGAGCAGATGTTCGCTCTTGATGAGGGGAGTCTCGTTGTGGTTACTAGTCGGGATTCAATGGTTTTTGAGAGACAGGGCGGCAGCAGTCTTGCCCGGACAGGTCACTCCATGGGCTGGAAGAGAAACGGTGATCTGAAGTCTGTCCTCCGGTCTCTCAAGACAGCCTATCCTATCAGGTAG
- a CDS encoding T9SS type A sorting domain-containing protein: protein MLRLSFFVIFMVSATNSLQVQNYNWPCVPFDEQHWINGTFCENRSGASGPIDHFHDGVDIHLPEGEEVYSVIDGAVTSIGTPSQYGINSWVRVGRYAYVHVIPSPALSTGDSVSAFETILGTTNDWNHIHFKDGYPGEEINALRKDGGLSPFDDSFDPGVESIQFYIDGTDRQFTDRKVNGKVDIVSRTADVTDTGPIGGNNGIYRIGFDITDESGAVVFGPVIPFQFDQIPSSDDYITNVYAKGSTTSIYRYIVSNQITYSSSVDVTHWDRGDYTARVYAWDTRDNADTMKTQFEVVDSDTVPPVPPTLLAVIHDGEGFQIQWLRNLETDLIGYRLYFSYDLENWTSYHNESELTETVTELYVSTFPENVTIFFRLTAVDNAPFTNESESSNIYGLRLGNPDNRFIIVDAFDRVDGAWSRPSHPFAALLGEHLGEAGFSFATVDDDLFGIDTTFFLHSLHAPGKIIYTLDDVGPLPPKLIQELEVSHDGTWLIGSRLMEAFSLDSLGQEYLESVGLSSGSIVSTPEVITGLWGRTFQIDSSFYVLDSLNTVQINPDAGTTILEDTDGNSFGALGSKFLYTAPPPEILFASDSDDNLMEEIAHALLHDLRSEDSAILPDRFSMVVYPNPFNSASQIRFNAPGRGSVDIALYSVLGQRIWSKKIEVGGPSHLTQPLSQDVINSLASGVYLVRGGFTSHNSIPPTRQTEKIVFIK, encoded by the coding sequence GTGCTTAGACTATCTTTCTTTGTGATATTTATGGTATCCGCCACGAATTCTCTTCAGGTACAGAATTACAACTGGCCGTGCGTACCTTTTGATGAGCAACACTGGATCAACGGTACATTCTGCGAGAACAGATCAGGAGCCTCCGGACCCATTGACCACTTCCACGACGGAGTGGACATTCACCTCCCCGAAGGGGAAGAAGTCTACTCGGTAATTGACGGCGCGGTGACGAGTATCGGAACGCCGAGTCAATACGGCATCAACTCGTGGGTGAGAGTCGGGAGATATGCCTATGTACACGTGATCCCGTCGCCGGCTCTCTCTACAGGTGATTCTGTCTCCGCATTCGAAACAATCCTCGGAACCACCAATGATTGGAACCACATCCATTTCAAGGACGGTTATCCAGGGGAAGAAATCAACGCCCTGCGGAAGGACGGTGGACTGAGTCCGTTTGACGATTCATTTGATCCCGGCGTGGAGTCCATCCAGTTTTATATTGACGGCACGGATCGGCAGTTCACTGACAGGAAGGTCAACGGCAAGGTGGATATCGTGAGCCGGACGGCTGATGTAACGGACACAGGTCCCATCGGCGGAAACAACGGCATCTACCGAATCGGCTTTGATATTACTGATGAGAGTGGCGCCGTCGTGTTCGGTCCTGTGATCCCTTTTCAGTTTGACCAGATTCCATCGAGCGATGACTACATCACCAACGTCTACGCTAAAGGGTCTACCACCAGCATCTACCGATACATCGTCTCAAACCAGATTACCTACAGCTCCTCAGTAGATGTGACGCATTGGGATCGTGGGGACTACACTGCTCGGGTCTACGCATGGGATACACGGGACAATGCGGATACCATGAAAACTCAGTTTGAAGTGGTAGATTCAGATACTGTTCCACCCGTACCGCCTACACTTCTGGCTGTGATTCATGACGGGGAAGGCTTTCAGATTCAGTGGTTAAGGAATCTGGAGACAGACCTCATCGGATATCGTCTCTACTTCAGCTACGACCTTGAAAACTGGACGTCATATCACAACGAATCTGAGTTAACCGAAACGGTCACTGAACTTTACGTCTCCACTTTCCCTGAGAATGTCACCATCTTTTTCAGGTTAACCGCTGTTGACAACGCCCCATTCACCAATGAAAGCGAGTCTTCGAACATCTACGGCCTGCGGCTCGGCAACCCGGATAACCGCTTCATAATCGTGGACGCTTTCGACAGAGTTGATGGCGCGTGGAGCAGGCCCTCTCACCCTTTTGCGGCTCTCTTAGGTGAGCATCTGGGCGAGGCTGGTTTCTCCTTTGCAACGGTAGATGATGATCTGTTCGGCATAGATACAACCTTCTTCCTACACTCACTTCACGCTCCTGGTAAAATCATTTACACACTGGACGATGTCGGTCCTCTGCCTCCAAAACTCATCCAGGAACTTGAGGTATCACACGACGGAACATGGCTTATCGGCAGCCGGCTTATGGAGGCATTCAGTCTCGATTCTCTGGGACAGGAATATCTTGAATCAGTTGGACTCTCCTCCGGATCAATTGTATCCACCCCTGAAGTAATAACAGGGCTGTGGGGACGCACCTTCCAGATAGACAGTTCCTTCTATGTCCTCGATTCTCTTAATACTGTGCAAATTAACCCTGATGCCGGCACCACGATTCTTGAGGATACTGATGGGAATTCTTTTGGTGCTCTCGGCTCCAAGTTTCTCTACACGGCGCCTCCCCCTGAGATACTCTTCGCTTCTGACTCCGACGACAACCTTATGGAAGAGATTGCCCACGCTCTGCTGCACGATCTAAGGTCAGAAGATAGTGCCATCCTGCCAGACCGTTTCTCGATGGTCGTCTATCCAAACCCATTCAACTCCGCTAGTCAGATTCGATTCAATGCCCCTGGCAGAGGATCAGTAGACATTGCCCTATATTCTGTGTTGGGCCAGAGGATCTGGAGCAAGAAAATTGAGGTGGGCGGACCGTCTCATCTTACGCAACCCCTTTCCCAAGATGTGATAAATTCTCTGGCGTCAGGAGTCTATCTCGTAAGAGGCGGCTTCACATCTCACAACAGTATTCCGCCGACAAGACAGACCGAAAAGATTGTCTTTATTAAATGA
- a CDS encoding LD-carboxypeptidase, giving the protein MKAPKLQAGDTIGIVSPARWLNEDTLKKGISMLEDRGYSVKTGSACRLRDDQYAGTSEDRAWELEEMFADPQVKAIVCARGGYGAIRVSDILNYTRVSDNPKIFVGYSDITVLHASISKMTGLVTFHGPMLIDCEKTVDDYTWRCLFETLSHDEPGEVTLPDNQKAKILRKGLAEGELYGGNLVLLTNLIGTQWDFDTAGKILFVEEVGEKLYRIDRMLLHLRRAGKLDHIVGLIVGEMSDVGDNEVPFGMTVEQIVLDICRGTNFPIISNFPCGHGVHNATLPISVKARLDCSGDEPLLVSLESAVK; this is encoded by the coding sequence ATGAAAGCACCGAAACTACAAGCAGGAGATACCATTGGAATTGTTTCACCGGCACGCTGGCTCAACGAGGATACACTCAAGAAGGGTATCAGTATGCTGGAGGACCGCGGCTACAGTGTTAAGACAGGCTCTGCCTGTCGCCTCAGGGACGATCAGTACGCCGGCACTTCAGAAGACCGTGCCTGGGAGCTTGAAGAAATGTTCGCTGATCCGCAAGTTAAGGCCATTGTTTGTGCGCGGGGCGGATACGGTGCAATTCGTGTCTCCGATATTCTCAACTACACGAGGGTCAGTGACAACCCCAAGATTTTCGTCGGCTACAGCGACATTACCGTCCTTCACGCCAGCATCAGCAAGATGACAGGATTGGTGACCTTCCACGGCCCCATGCTGATCGATTGCGAGAAAACGGTGGATGACTACACGTGGCGGTGCCTCTTCGAGACATTGTCACATGATGAGCCGGGCGAGGTAACGTTGCCAGATAATCAGAAAGCGAAAATCCTCAGAAAGGGGCTAGCCGAAGGAGAGCTGTACGGCGGTAATCTGGTCCTTCTCACCAACCTCATCGGAACACAGTGGGATTTCGACACGGCCGGGAAGATTCTCTTTGTTGAGGAAGTAGGCGAGAAACTCTACAGGATCGACCGCATGCTTCTCCATCTTAGACGGGCGGGAAAACTGGATCACATCGTCGGACTGATTGTGGGAGAAATGTCAGACGTAGGCGATAATGAAGTTCCTTTCGGCATGACGGTAGAACAGATCGTTCTGGACATTTGTCGGGGTACCAACTTCCCCATCATCTCCAACTTCCCCTGCGGACATGGAGTGCACAACGCGACATTACCGATTTCCGTTAAGGCCAGGCTTGACTGCTCGGGAGACGAACCTCTCCTCGTCTCGCTTGAGTCTGCTGTGAAATAG
- a CDS encoding FG-GAP-like repeat-containing protein, with translation MNQVIKKVGITILLLFFTVSLQAQAAGEGFEKTFSVIQHDGAPYDFMVTDEVHAGHDFDGDGNMEFFAVADHSNPNSGGQWEQPTGHSVWLYEASGAGDYDLAWSWFDTTLNTGGASFPTATVGDLDGDGNPELLLGMPYGSGKPDSTTSPARFYVWEADDSGLPADGTPTAIWDFGVSPGTNTRPSCIAVDDIDGDGAQEVALGFRAFSDAVANDAMMVFSLNGEFAGDFTQWTTEVLDTTSDVGSTYAAAITDVDNDGNKEAFFSTDYGSWFEASGADTYVAYPEHLKNTTNSWWTIQAVSNGDVDNDGVPELWFGKTNGDICFMEGVADLATADSTDVTRVMNLAPTGIRGMAVGQYHPNIAGYGDVIVGGNYGTTVHRAWLYSSGTDIADSTHWGSSLVYLHDETGAARTYSVSFGGDQETPGASADLDGNGKPDLVIGFEDGDSTATEYVVVVEGMGGTVAIEKDFGSPVLKSYKLSQNYPNPFNPATTIGYSIGRGGMVQLTVFDLLGRKVQTLVSEHHVPGEYSSQWDGTDVSGEIVASGVYMYRLEVNGAVLSRQMTFIR, from the coding sequence ATGAATCAAGTGATAAAGAAAGTTGGGATAACCATACTCCTTTTATTCTTTACCGTTTCCTTGCAAGCACAGGCGGCGGGAGAGGGATTTGAGAAGACCTTTTCGGTTATCCAGCACGACGGGGCTCCCTATGACTTCATGGTGACAGATGAAGTTCACGCTGGTCACGATTTCGACGGTGATGGCAACATGGAATTCTTCGCCGTTGCCGACCATTCGAATCCAAACAGTGGTGGACAGTGGGAACAGCCCACGGGGCATTCTGTCTGGCTATATGAGGCGTCTGGTGCTGGCGATTATGATCTGGCATGGTCGTGGTTTGACACCACGCTGAACACAGGCGGCGCCAGTTTTCCCACCGCGACAGTTGGCGATCTGGACGGTGACGGTAATCCTGAGCTTCTCCTCGGGATGCCTTACGGATCAGGCAAGCCCGACAGTACGACAAGTCCTGCACGTTTCTATGTGTGGGAAGCGGATGATTCGGGATTGCCGGCCGACGGTACGCCCACAGCCATCTGGGACTTTGGTGTCTCTCCAGGAACAAACACGAGGCCATCATGCATAGCTGTTGACGACATAGACGGCGACGGTGCTCAGGAAGTGGCTCTGGGATTCCGGGCATTCAGTGATGCGGTGGCAAATGATGCCATGATGGTATTTTCGCTCAACGGTGAGTTCGCCGGCGATTTCACTCAATGGACTACAGAAGTCCTAGATACGACAAGCGATGTTGGATCGACCTATGCGGCAGCAATCACCGACGTGGATAACGACGGCAATAAGGAAGCCTTCTTCTCCACTGACTATGGTTCTTGGTTTGAAGCATCAGGAGCCGATACCTACGTCGCCTATCCGGAACATCTCAAGAACACCACAAATTCCTGGTGGACGATCCAGGCTGTTAGCAACGGTGACGTTGATAACGACGGCGTCCCGGAGCTGTGGTTTGGCAAAACGAATGGCGATATCTGTTTCATGGAAGGTGTAGCGGATCTTGCCACCGCCGATTCGACGGATGTAACACGTGTAATGAACTTAGCTCCCACCGGTATCCGGGGTATGGCCGTAGGACAGTACCATCCTAACATCGCCGGCTATGGCGATGTAATCGTAGGTGGCAACTACGGCACTACTGTGCATCGGGCGTGGCTGTACTCCTCAGGTACAGACATAGCTGACTCCACACATTGGGGCTCATCGCTCGTCTACTTGCATGATGAAACGGGTGCTGCCCGGACTTACTCAGTATCCTTCGGTGGTGATCAGGAAACACCCGGCGCCTCAGCTGACTTGGATGGGAATGGTAAGCCTGATCTGGTCATCGGTTTTGAGGACGGTGATTCTACTGCAACCGAGTACGTGGTCGTTGTCGAAGGTATGGGTGGCACGGTGGCTATCGAGAAGGACTTTGGATCACCTGTCTTGAAGTCCTACAAGCTCAGCCAGAACTACCCTAATCCGTTCAACCCAGCTACTACGATTGGTTACTCCATCGGCAGAGGCGGTATGGTTCAACTGACCGTGTTTGATCTCTTGGGACGCAAGGTGCAAACCCTCGTCTCTGAGCATCATGTGCCGGGGGAGTATAGCAGTCAATGGGATGGAACCGATGTCTCTGGCGAAATAGTTGCCAGTGGTGTTTACATGTACAGGTTAGAGGTAAACGGCGCTGTCCTCTCTCGTCAGATGACGTTCATCAGATAA